Proteins from one Abyssisolibacter fermentans genomic window:
- the infB gene encoding translation initiation factor IF-2 — MTKKRIYQIAKELDISSKKLISQLKEVDVEVNNHMSTVDDELAKIIEELFSKKTDTSEQQKQKEEEVEEIKKEEKVKKVKKNEKAEEKKNEDNSEDKKIEIDGTIIVKDFAEKLSISSTQLISKLMSLGVMASVNQEIDLDTASIIGEEYGFNVVSIEIDEDDTDDLDFEDDEKDLKPRSPVVTVMGHVDHGKTSLLDYIRNSHIANKEAGGITQHIGASTVRINNKKIVFLDTPGHEAFTSMRARGAQITDIAILVVAADDGVMPQTIEAINHAKAAGVPIIVAVNKIDKINANPDRVKQELTEQGLVPEDWGGDTIMVPVSALKGEGVDELLEMVTLVAEMLELKANPNRRAVGTVIEAELNKGKGSVATVLVQKGTLKVSDAFIAGTASGKIRAMLDEKGKKVKKAGPSTAVEIMGISEVPGAGELFYVVENEKKARDISEKRRQKIRDERNKSRQVVSLDDLFDQIKSGNIKDLNIILKADVRGSIEAVRQSLEKLSNEEVQVKIIHGGVGAITESDVMLASASNAIVIGFNVRPTVSAINLGNKENVDIRTYRIIYKAIEDIQDAINGMLEPEFKEVVTGRAEIRATFKVPNFGLIAGVYVTNGKIVRNANLRLLRDNVVVYEGEIGSLKRYKDDVKELATGYEGGVGIKNFNDVKEGDVIEAFVMEEVKRK, encoded by the coding sequence ATGACCAAAAAAAGAATTTATCAAATTGCAAAAGAATTAGACATTAGTAGTAAAAAGTTAATAAGTCAATTAAAAGAAGTAGATGTTGAAGTAAATAATCATATGAGTACGGTAGATGATGAGCTAGCTAAGATAATAGAAGAACTTTTCAGTAAAAAAACTGATACATCAGAACAACAAAAACAAAAAGAAGAAGAGGTTGAAGAAATCAAAAAAGAAGAAAAAGTTAAAAAAGTTAAAAAGAATGAAAAAGCTGAAGAAAAGAAAAATGAAGATAATTCAGAGGATAAAAAGATAGAAATAGATGGAACAATAATCGTAAAAGATTTTGCTGAGAAATTAAGTATAAGCTCAACACAACTTATTTCAAAATTGATGTCATTAGGAGTTATGGCTAGTGTTAATCAAGAAATTGATTTAGATACAGCTTCTATCATTGGTGAAGAGTATGGATTTAATGTAGTAAGCATTGAAATAGACGAAGATGATACTGATGATCTTGACTTTGAAGATGATGAAAAAGATTTAAAACCACGTTCTCCAGTTGTAACAGTTATGGGGCACGTTGACCACGGAAAAACTTCATTATTAGACTATATTAGAAACTCTCATATAGCAAACAAAGAAGCGGGTGGAATAACTCAGCATATCGGTGCTTCAACAGTTAGAATAAATAACAAAAAGATTGTATTTTTAGATACTCCAGGGCATGAAGCTTTTACTTCTATGAGAGCTAGAGGAGCACAAATAACTGATATAGCTATATTGGTTGTTGCAGCGGATGATGGAGTTATGCCACAAACTATAGAAGCCATTAATCATGCTAAAGCAGCTGGCGTTCCTATTATTGTAGCTGTTAATAAAATAGATAAAATAAATGCAAATCCAGATAGAGTAAAACAAGAGCTAACAGAGCAGGGTCTAGTACCAGAAGATTGGGGCGGGGATACTATAATGGTTCCAGTTTCAGCTTTAAAAGGAGAAGGCGTTGATGAATTATTAGAAATGGTTACTTTAGTTGCTGAAATGTTAGAGCTTAAAGCTAATCCAAACAGAAGAGCAGTTGGTACAGTAATTGAGGCTGAATTAAATAAAGGTAAAGGTTCAGTAGCTACAGTACTTGTTCAAAAAGGAACATTAAAAGTATCTGATGCTTTTATAGCTGGTACAGCTAGTGGTAAAATTAGAGCTATGCTTGATGAAAAAGGTAAAAAAGTAAAGAAAGCGGGCCCATCTACTGCAGTTGAGATTATGGGTATTTCAGAAGTTCCTGGTGCAGGCGAACTTTTCTATGTTGTAGAAAATGAGAAAAAGGCTAGAGATATAAGTGAAAAGAGAAGACAAAAAATCAGAGATGAAAGAAATAAGTCTAGACAAGTAGTTTCATTAGATGATTTGTTTGATCAAATAAAATCGGGGAATATTAAAGATTTAAATATAATCTTAAAAGCTGATGTAAGAGGTTCTATAGAAGCAGTAAGACAATCGTTAGAAAAACTGAGCAATGAAGAGGTACAAGTAAAAATTATTCATGGTGGAGTTGGAGCGATAACAGAGAGTGATGTAATGTTGGCATCTGCTTCAAATGCTATAGTAATTGGTTTTAATGTTAGACCAACAGTATCAGCTATTAATTTAGGAAATAAAGAAAATGTAGATATTAGAACATACAGAATAATTTATAAAGCTATAGAAGATATACAAGATGCTATAAATGGTATGCTTGAGCCGGAATTTAAAGAAGTTGTTACAGGTAGAGCAGAAATAAGAGCAACATTTAAAGTTCCTAATTTTGGTTTAATTGCTGGTGTTTATGTGACTAATGGAAAGATAGTTAGAAATGCTAATCTAAGACTTTTAAGAGACAATGTAGTTGTATACGAAGGAGAAATAGGATCACTTAAAAGATATAAAGATGATGTAAAAGAGTTAGCTACAGGTTATGAAGGTGGAGTTGGCATTAAAAACTTTAATGATGTTAAAGAAGGAGATGTCATAGAAGCATTTGTAATGGAGGAAGTTAAAAGAAAATAG